A region from the Vicia villosa cultivar HV-30 ecotype Madison, WI linkage group LG3, Vvil1.0, whole genome shotgun sequence genome encodes:
- the LOC131661372 gene encoding chalcone synthase-like, with translation MAHLDEIRESQRARGTATVLAIGTATPPNCIYQSDFTDYYFRVTNSNHMPQLKDKLKRICEKSMIKKRYMHLTEEMLKENPNISSYEKSSLDARQDILVEEVPKLGEKAASKAIKEWGRPKSEITHLIFCSTSGVDMPGADYQLVKLLNLNPSTKRFMLYHQGCFAGGTVLRLAKDLAENNIGARVLVVCSELTVVTFRGPNENHLDSLVGQALFGDGASSVIVGSNPDERIEKPLFYLVSASETILPDSEGAIEGHLREVGLTFHLKENVPELIGDNIVKSLEEAFHPLGISDWNSLFWVAHPGGPAILKRIEKTVELNSDKLNATKHVLSEYGNMSSACVLFILDEMRRKSMKEGKLTTGEGLKWGVLFGFGPGLTMETIVLHSASTNI, from the exons ATGGCACACTTAGATGAAATAAGAGAGTCCCAAAGAGCTCGTGGCACTGCAACCGTTCTAGCTATTGGAACCGCAACTCCACCAAACTGCATTTACCAATCTGATTTTACAGATTATTACTTCCGAGTTACCAACAGCAACCACATGCCTCAACTCAAGGACAAATTGAAGCGTATAT GTGAGAAGTCAATGATAAAGAAACGTTACATGCATTTGACAGAAGAAATGTTGAAAGAAAATCCAAACATATCAAGTTATGAGAAATCATCTCTGGACGCACGTCAGGACATTTTAGTTGAAGAAGTACCAAAGCTAGGAGAAAAAGCAGCATCAAAAGCCATAAAAGAATGGGGAAGACCAAAATCAGAGATAACTCATCTCATTTTTTGTTCAACTTCAGGTGTCGACATGCCTGGTGCTGATTATCAACTCGTCAAACTCTTAAACCTAAATCCATCCACAAAACGATTTATGTTATATCACCAAGGTTGTTTTGCTGGTGGAACCGTTCTTCGTCTCGCCAAAGATCTTGCCGAGAACAACATTGGTGCACGTGTCCTCGTTGTTTGTTCTGAATTAACCGTTGTTACTTTTCGTGGTCCAAATGAAAATCACTTGGATTCCTTAGTTGGACAAGCACTCTTTGGTGATGGTGCTTCATCTGTGATCGTTGGATCAAACCCTGATGAAAGAATTGAAAAACCGTTGTTCTATCTTGTCTCGGCTTCTGAAACGATTCTACCAGACTCTGAAGGTGCTATTGAAGGACATTTGCGTGAAGTGGGACTGACTTTTCATTTGAAAGAAAATGTTCCGGAATTGATTGGTGATAATATTGTGAAAAGTCTGGAAGAAGCATTTCATCCACTTGGAATAAGTGATTGGAATTCATTGTTTTGGGTAGCACACCCTGGTGGTCCTGCAATATTGAAGAGGATTGAAAAAACAGTTGAATTGAATTCAGATAAACTAAATGCGACAAAACATGTTCTTAGTGAGTATGGAAACATGTCGAGTGCTTGTGTGTTATTTATATTGGATGAGATGAGAAGAAAGTCTATGAAGGAAGGGAAGTTGACTACTGGCGAAGGACTTAAGTGGGGTGTTTTGTTTGGATTTGGTCCTGGCTTGACCATGGAAACCATTGTTTTGCATAGTGCATCCACCAACATATAG